The Syngnathoides biaculeatus isolate LvHL_M chromosome 1, ASM1980259v1, whole genome shotgun sequence region TAACCCCCCACAGCTGCTATCAAACAAGACGTCTTTGCGATTTCACTTCACCTTCTTTCCGTATTATATATAGTAGATTGCGACAAAGGAAGAACTTGTTGTTGGGCTGCTGGGGAACATGTCTGCTGTGTTGTGGCAGCACAAACATTTCTACATTCACAAAGGCTAAACAGTACCCAAATAGTTGTATTGTTGTTAGCTTAGAGTGAGGttggctacacacacacacacacacaaacgctacAGGCCCGGTTGtagttggttgttttttttgttttgttttgttttttttgctggagAATAGCGAGAATgtcgttgtttttttgttttttttgtttgtttgttttttttttaaatgtcaccgTAGCCGCTAGCTTGCTCAGCTAGCGGCTACGGTGGCCTACAATGGGCCACGAATGACTCGACATTGAATTGAGTGCATTGCACGCAATAAATGGCGTAAATAAAGTGCGTGTGTTTACGTAACAGTCGTGAGAGTCACTTTGGGCTTTTCCACATTTGAATGGGCAAAGTgggaaaaacaattttagatgtcgCGACGTCTCTCGTGATGCGTCCAAATACCGTCGGACGTTTGACAACTTTAGTGGCCAGCGTGTTGACATCTCGTATTTGGAGAAATTGGTGTAAAACTCCTAAAAGATATACATGTAAGACAAAATGACTCATGCCGTTACAGTCATACACTGACTGTGTGTCATTGTGCGTCATACGGAATAGATGTGAACAAAATATTACACAGTTGGTAAAACGGTTGTATTGGGTAACAAAAGAGGGAATTACTTCCTTTCTATTCGTTACTTGAAACTTTTCCTCCACTGGATCGGATTGTACGTGTGCGCGTCACGAAAACATGTAAACACGACTGAGTAGCCCCGAACTGAAGTTGAATGAATGGAAGGACGTGATAGATGGAAAcctacatcatcatcatcatcatcatcgagcGTTATGAAATGGTCGCTTATGTAGTGTAATGGCAGCAGGAGAAAGGCGCACGGGACGAGGTTTGGCGATCGAGCCCAGTGGCACTAGACGTCAGTGAACGCATCGTTCCGGACCTGCCGAGGCCTACGTACGTTCGGCGTTCTGGTGCCGGACGGCCTCGCGACGACGGGGGGAAAGGCCGCCGTTAAACACTTGGTCCGACATCGACACGTTTGTTACCTTTCGGGGCTCCGGGCTCTCCATGAGCCGGGACTGGAGTCTGTCCACTGTTTCCAGCAGCTCCTCCGCCATGTTAACTGCTGGCAAATGCTGGCCCCGGAAGCGACTTCATCTCGACGCCAGCGAGGAGGGAAGGTTTCCGCTCAGGAGGCGGAAGTCGGTCGGTCGCCGAAGCTTGTTTGCGTCaggctttatttttatttttatttttattttgggtggTGTATCTATTTATTCGATTTAAAGATGATTCACCATAGCATTAAATCATACTAAAATTTTAggacaacataaaaataaatgttttccatATATATGTCTATATGTTGGTTCTGTTTGTTTGTGCCTTCAACTTTCACGAGTTTtgtccagttttttttattttttattcgtTCTCCCGGTCAGGCTGCTCCTCGTGTGATGTTGTTCCGAAGAATGGCTCCATCTTTTTCTCTCTTACTTTTTAATCTCAACGATGTACACTTTTAGTCTGACCTTCAGTAAGCGGTGACAACTCGTACTCAACTCAACTTGGACTACTTCCTCTCTTTGCATTTGGATTTTGTGATGATTGAGGTTTTCCTTACCGGGAACATGTTTGGACTCTTGGGGGCAGGAGAGGGACGTCAGACCCAATTTTTATTTGGAGCTGAAGAGGCCAAACTGGAGCTCATGAGAATTTGCTGACGTCACTCAAGCCTGAAGGGCCCCGGTGTCTGTTCGAATCTCAAGCGTGGGGGGGTCACGTAGCGATGGCGGGACGTTAGACCCTGAAGAACACCAATACATGGATTCTTTCTTTTGTACTTTCTTCAAGGACGATATCAGATCGTCCTTTATATCCAAAGTTTGAACCGAAAACATTTGAGAGGCAGCGGACCGGCGGAAGGCCGCCCGCTCGGGGGTTATTTCTGGCACAGTGGATGCCTCGGGTGCCTCTATTTGGACATGAGCTCAAGGAGGCAGTCCTGGGGGGGGGCCTGTAATTTTCGTCCTCGCGATACGGACCGAGCCACAGCGACAAACAGGACCCGggcggagggaggggggggggagcgctGAGGAAAACGGCAAGCGCGTCAACAAAGCGGCAGGACGGAAAAAAGGCCGAAGACTCTCAAGCGGGAAGGAGAGGAAGGTACAAACTGACGAAAAATTTGCGGTTTCAATCGAAAGGTCAAAGTAGGCCATTTCCCAAGAATTTGGgttatttgtgtgcgtgtgtgtgtgtgtgtgtgtgtgtggtgcagctgtagagcgtcggcctcgcggttctgaggtccggggttcgattcccccCCGTGCATCTTCTTCCCCTTTTCTCCGCCGCACGATTTCACTCAGGTTGACCTTCGGTGAGGAATGTTCCGGTCCTGGAGTCGGGATACAAACTTCCGACATTGGCGAGTCCGCTTCGTTCCGGGAAAGGCGCTTTTGGGCCACGGCACGGACACGAACAGCGAAGATgaaaagtcacatttgaaatttaaaaagcgAGAAACAGAAGAGAATAGATTGGATCCCATTTTTATgcaaatgggggggaaaaagttatATAATCTTGTGCTAATGAGAAAaaagaatcatccatccattttctttgccgctcatcctcacaagggtcacggtgagcgctgtagcctatcccggctgtccacgagcacgaggcggggtacgccctcaactagttgccggccaatcgcaggccacgtggagacaaacagccgcactcacaatcacaccgacgggggcAACGCAGAGTGTCCGGGTGGTCCGGGACGGATATTTCCgcaagttttggggatttgggggggggggggggggacacggcggggtcgggatcgaacccggaacctcagaactgtgaggccaatgccttcCGGCATGATAGAAgcaatttttaagaaaaagtcTTGAGATAAATTCAGAATCCTAAAAAAACTACATTAAAATTTCTGCCAAAGAAATCAGATGTATAAAACGGGGACTTATTTTGGAGATAACAAATACCAGAATATATTTGGGGAGATTtccaagagagaaaaaaaaaaaaatcagctggcAGAATTATAAACGCAAATGGCAAACTTTAGCTTACATATTCAGAGTTACGCTTTAGTTTTGTCATTTCAGCCCATAGAATCCACGTCCAAAGTTCTACAAGGCCAGCGGTCCAGGGTGCCAAATTACCGAGGAAACTCTCGTTTGTCATCGAGTTCCTGAGAAAGAAAGCAGGTGAGCCGGGAGCGGTCGCAGCCAAGCCCAAAAGCCAGATGGCCCCCAAGAAGAAGACGGCACGCCCCAAAAAAGCCAGCGGGGACGCCCCGGCCGAGGCCCGGCCGCCCGCCCTCAAGGTGCGGCGCGGCGGCGACGGCACGGTGAcggcggtggtggtggagaGCCCCGCCCGGAAGATCGAGCAGATGGCGGCGCTGGACCTGCCCCCGCCCGGCGGCCTGGAGCTCAGGCCCGGACAGCGCGGCCTGGGCCTGGGAAGCGAGCTGACGCGCCCGCTGCACGGCAACGCCACGCTGGAGGAGCTCAGCAAGATGCGGCAGGAGAAGTACGCCGCACGTTTGCTTCCGCcggtccggggggggggggggcctcgttGACGCTGACCGTTCCCCGTCAGGTTCCTGACCGACCTGGAGCTGGGCTGCGAGACCAAGTCCTTCGACGTCCACAAGCTGGTGATCTCGTCCGTCAGTCAGTACTTCCGGGAGCTCCTGGCTAAAGACCCCGACGTGAAGCGTCTGGAGCTGCCCTCGCTCTCGCCGCTCGGTAAGGCCGAGCGAGCGAGTGGAAAAATGTCGGCGTTTCGTCCGCTTCGTGGCGTTCGACAAAGTCGTCATttggcaaaaacattttcaaggacTTTGATTCTTTGTTTCGAAAACTTGAAAAGGTCACcgtgagaccaaaaaaaaaaaaaacaaatccaactgTCGGCGTCGGCGTCGCCTTCCGGGCACGCACGGGAAGTCGTAGTTCTCCTAAAATGGCGTTTGAACGTCTGTAAAATGAGCCACTTTTGACAAATACCGTCGGGACTCGGCAAAAGTAGCTCGGACGAGAGTCGGGATTTGCCCTGTTGTTCTTTTTGTGGAATCAGGGCTGGCCAACGTGATCACCTTCGCCTACCTGGGCCGCGTGCACATGTCGCTGTACACGGCGGGCTGCACCctgtcggcggcggcggcgctgcgGATTCCGCAGCTGCTGAGGATGTGCGGCGATTTCCTGCTGGCGGAGCTCAACGCGCACACGTGCGTGTACGTGTGGAACGTCGCCAGCGCCTACGGCCTGCCGGACGTGTGCCGCGCCGCCCGCCGATTCGTGCTGGACAACTTTGCGCAGTTCGCCGACACGCCGCAGTTCGCGCAGCTGTCGGCGGAGCAGATGTGCGCCTTCCTGGCCGACGACTCGCTGGGGCTGCCCAGCGAGCTCGCCGCTTTCCAGGTGCGTTTTCTTCAAAAGTCGTTCCCCCCCCCGATCTATTTACGTCCCGGCGGAGCAGCTGCCGCGTAGCGGGCCACACCCGTGCGCCCGCTCGCGTGGTATTATTAACGCCGCCGGGGAGGACACGTTGCATTCTCTATATTTCAATACGTCcgtatcgggggggggggggggtccaaaatgtgttttttttttttttttgggtcccgAAAAGGTTTCGCCGATGACCCGATTTCGCCTTTCCCCACCCCAGCTGGCCACGAAGTGGCTGGACTCGGAAGCGTCGCGTCAGGCTCACGCCGCCGCGCTGCTGTCTCACGTTCGCCTGGAGACCATCCCGCCGGGTGAGCTGGTGAGCCGGGTGCAGACGGTGCCCCGCATGATGCAGGACCCGCAGTGCCACCGCCTGCTGGTGGACGCCATGAACTACCACCTGCTGCCCCACCGGCAGAACGCGCTGCAGTCGGAGCGAACCAGGGTCCGGGGCAGCCGCCTCGCCCTGATCGCCGTCGGAGGGCGGCCGTCGCTCACCGAACGCGCCCTCAGCCGCGAGGTCGCTTCCCGGTCGTGGAAACGTCGCCGTTGGCCGAACCCGCCCTGACCTTTAACCTCGCTCCGTACGCAGGTCCTGTGGCGGGAGCCCCGCGAGGGAGGCGCGGCCTGGCGCCACCTGACCCAGCTGCCGGCCAAGAGCTTCAACCAGTGCGTGGCGGTCATGGACGGCTTCCTGTACGTGGCCGGCGGCGAGGACCAGAACGACGCCCGCAACCAGGCCAAGCACGCCGTCGCCACGCTCAGCAGGTCGAGCCAAACGTTCCGCTTCGGTTTTGGTTTTTCTGTGGACGGATCCCGTCGCGCCAACACTTGGGCCTCGTGCGCAGGTACGACCCCCGCTTCAACGCCTGGATCCACCTGGCCAACATGCGCCAACGGCGCACGCACTTCTCGCTGGCGGCCAGCGGGGGGCGCCTGTTCGCCACGGGCGGCCGGAACGCCGAGGGCCTGCTGGCCACCGCCGAGAGCTACCTGCCCTCGGCCGACGCCTGGCAGCCGCGCGCCCCCATGGAGGTGGCGCGCTGCTGCCACTCCAGCGCCACGCTGCCGTCGGGCCGCGTCCTGGTGACCGGCGGCTACGTCAACTGCGCCTACTCGCGCTCCGTGGCCTGCTACGACGCCGAGGGCGACGCCTGGACCCAGAAGCCCCCCATGGAGACGCCCCGCGGCTGGCACTGCTCCGCCGCGCTGGGCGGCAAGGTGTACGTGGCGGGCGGCAGCCAACTGGGGCCCGGCGGGGAGCGCGTGGACGTCCTGGCCGTGGAGGTGTTCTCGCCCGAGGGCGAGGGGGCGTGGAG contains the following coding sequences:
- the klhl43 gene encoding kelch-like protein 31, with product MAPKKKTARPKKASGDAPAEARPPALKVRRGGDGTVTAVVVESPARKIEQMAALDLPPPGGLELRPGQRGLGLGSELTRPLHGNATLEELSKMRQEKFLTDLELGCETKSFDVHKLVISSVSQYFRELLAKDPDVKRLELPSLSPLGLANVITFAYLGRVHMSLYTAGCTLSAAAALRIPQLLRMCGDFLLAELNAHTCVYVWNVASAYGLPDVCRAARRFVLDNFAQFADTPQFAQLSAEQMCAFLADDSLGLPSELAAFQLATKWLDSEASRQAHAAALLSHVRLETIPPGELVSRVQTVPRMMQDPQCHRLLVDAMNYHLLPHRQNALQSERTRVRGSRLALIAVGGRPSLTERALSREVLWREPREGGAAWRHLTQLPAKSFNQCVAVMDGFLYVAGGEDQNDARNQAKHAVATLSRYDPRFNAWIHLANMRQRRTHFSLAASGGRLFATGGRNAEGLLATAESYLPSADAWQPRAPMEVARCCHSSATLPSGRVLVTGGYVNCAYSRSVACYDAEGDAWTQKPPMETPRGWHCSAALGGKVYVAGGSQLGPGGERVDVLAVEVFSPEGEGAWSRVAPLPLGVSTAGLSPLGTDRLWLLGGWNEAEKRYEAAVQTYDPATDAWGRAEDLPEPTVGVSCCALALPPRHAPRRQQRRNETGKDRGLPPEGVAA